A stretch of Mesoplodon densirostris isolate mMesDen1 chromosome 7, mMesDen1 primary haplotype, whole genome shotgun sequence DNA encodes these proteins:
- the LOC132493194 gene encoding serine/threonine-protein kinase PAK 1: MSNNGLDIQDKPPAPPMRNTSTMIGAGSKDAGTLNHGSKPLPPNPEEKKKKDRFYRAILPGDKTNKKKEKERPEISLPSDFEHTIHVGFDAVTGEFTGMPEQWARLLQTSNITKSEQKKNPQAVLDVLEFYNSKKTSNSQKYMSFTDKSAEDYNSSNTLNVKTVSETPAVLPVSEDEDDDDDATPPPVIAPRPEHTKSVYTRSVIEPLPITPTRDVATSPISPTENSTTTPDALTRNTEKQKKKPKMSDEEILEKLRSIVSVGDPKKKYTRFEKIGQGASGTVYTAMDVATGQEVAIKQMNLQQQPKKELIINEILVMRENKNPNIVNYLDSYLVGDELWVVMEYLAGGSLTDVVTETCMDEGQIAAVCRECLQALEFLHSSQVIHRDIKSDNILLGMDGSVKLTDFGFCAQITPEQSKRSTMVGTPYWMAPEVVTRKAYGPKVDIWSLGIMAIEMIEGEPPYLNENPLRALYLIATNGTPELQNPEKLSAIFRDFLNRCLEMDVEKRGSAKELLQHQFLKIAKPLSSLTPLIAAAKEATKNNH, translated from the coding sequence ATGTCGAATAACGGCCTAGACATTCAAGACAAACCCCCAGCCCCTCCGATGAGAAATACCAGCACCATGATTGGAGCTGGCAGCAAAGATGCTGGAACCCTAAACCACGGTTCCAAACCTCTGCCTCCAAacccagaggagaagaaaaagaaggaccgATTTTACCGAGCCATCTTACCTGgtgataaaacaaataaaaagaaggagaaggaacgGCCAGAGATTTCTCTTCCGTCAGATTTCGAGCACACGATTCACGTGGGTTTTGATGCTGTCACAGGCGAGTTTACAGGGATGCCAGAGCAGTGGGCCCGCTTGCTTCAGACATCAAATATCACTAAGTCAGAGCAGAAGAAAAACCCGCAGGCTGTCCTGGATGTATTAGAATTTTATAACTCGAAGAAGACCTCCAATAGCCAGAAGTACATGAGCTTTACAGATAAATCAGCTGAGGATTATAATTCTTCTAACACTTTGAACGTGAAGACGGTGTCTGAGACCCCTGCAGTGCTACCAGTTTCagaagatgaagatgatgatgatgatgctacCCCACCTCCAGTGATTGCTCCACGCCCAGAGCACACAAAATCTGTATACACACGGTCCGTGATTGAACCACTTCCTATTACTCCAACTCGGGATGTGGCTACATCTCCCATTTCACCTACTGAGAATAGTACCACTACGCCAGATGCTCTGACCCGGAATACTGAGAAGCAGAAGAAGAAGCCAAAAATGTCTGATGAGGAGATCTTGGAGAAATTACGGAGCATAGTGAGTGTGGGCGATCCTAAGAAGAAATACACACGGTTTGAGAAGATTGGACAAGGTGCTTCAGGCACTGTGTACACTGCAATGGATGTGGCCACAGGACAGGAGGTGGCCATTAAGCAGATGAACCTTCAGCAGCAGCCAAAGAAAGAGCTGATTATTAATGAGATCCTGGTCATGAGGGAAAACAAGAACCCAAATATTGTGAACTACTTGGACAGTTACCTCGTGGGAGATGAGCTATGGGTTGTCATGGAATATTTGGCTGGAGGTTCTTTGACAGACGTGGTAACAGAAACCTGCATGGATGAAGGCCAGATTGCAGCTGTGTGCCGTGAGTGCCTGCAGGCTTTGGAGTTTCTGCATTCGAGCCAAGTTATTCATAGAGACATCAAGAGTGACAACATCCTGTTGGGAATGGATGGCTCTGTCAAGCTAACTGATTTTGGATTCTGTGCCCAGATCACCCCAGAGCAGAGCAAACGGAGCACTATGGTGGGAACACCGTACTGGATGGCACCAGAGGTTGTGACACGGAAGGCCTATGGGCCTAAGGTTGACATTTGGTCCCTGGGCATCATGGCCATCGAAATGATTGAAGGGGAGCCCCCATACCTTAATGAAAATCCTCTGAGAGCCTTGTACCTCATCGCCACCAATGGGACCCCAGAGCTTCAGAACCCAGAGAAGCTGTCAGCTATCTTCCGAGACTTTCTGAACCGCTGTCTTGAAATGGATGTGGAGAAGAGAGGTTCAGCTAAAGAGCTGTTGCAGCATCAGTTCCTGAAGATTGCCAAGCCCCTCTCCAGCCTCACTCCACTGATTGCTGCAGCAAAGGAGGCAACCAAGAACAATCACTAA